CCTCCCAAAAGCCGATCGCGCGGCCATTGCGGTAGATGCGTAGGCCCCGTCCGCCGCTGGTGAGGTCGCCGATCGTCGCGCCGCATTCCTCGTCGCGCACGACCCGCTCGATCAGCTGCACCCGTCCGGTGACAGAGGCGAGGTCGGCGAGGTAGTCGGCGATATGCGCACCCTTGGCTGATCCGGCGAGGAGCAGTCCGGTAAAGCGCACCGGATTGATGACGTTGTTCGCGCCCGCCTGACGCGCAAGCAGCTCGTTATCATCGGCGCGCACAACCACGCTGATCGGTACGTTGGGGGCGAGATGGCGCACGGTGAGGGTGATGAGGATCGACGTGTCATCGCGGCCTGCCGAGACAAGCACGCTCTGCGCTTCACTCACGCGCACCGCGGCAAGCGTCTCGTCGCGGGTCGCGTCTCCGGCGAGCACGTTGACGCCAAGCTTCTCAGCCTGCGCCAGCCTATCCTCGCTGGGATCGACCACCACGATCTTACTCGCCTCGGTCCCGCGCTCGATCAGTTCCTCGACGCTTTCAGAGCCCGAAACACCGTAGCCGAGCACGACAACGTGGCCGGAAAGCTTCTC
This genomic window from uncultured Erythrobacter sp. contains:
- a CDS encoding potassium channel family protein, which translates into the protein MAKRDTNQIIARKADKAVAARKFKPLRRAVKIPVWGDLSIRLGAALFLIFFVVMIHWFDRGGLRDSVDGEVSFLDIVYFTMISITTTGFGDIAPVTDRARLVEAVIVTPIRFLVFFIFVGTAYNFIIKRSWEKWRMARIQEKLSGHVVVLGYGVSGSESVEELIERGTEASKIVVVDPSEDRLAQAEKLGVNVLAGDATRDETLAAVRVSEAQSVLVSAGRDDTSILITLTVRHLAPNVPISVVVRADDNELLARQAGANNVINPVRFTGLLLAGSAKGAHIADYLADLASVTGRVQLIERVVRDEECGATIGDLTSGGRGLRIYRNGRAIGFWEDECKSLQPGDVIVEIVPTENGSTSGDGHS